The Castor canadensis chromosome X, mCasCan1.hap1v2, whole genome shotgun sequence genome includes a region encoding these proteins:
- the LOC109689392 gene encoding phosphoglycerate kinase 1: MSLSNKLTLDKLDVKGKRVVMRVDFNVPMKNNQITNNQRIKAAIPSIKFCLDNGAKSIVLMSHLGRPDGVPMPDKYSLEPVAVELKSLLGKDVLFLKDCVGPEVEKACASPAAGSVILLENLRFHVEEEGKGKDASGNKVKAEAAKVEAFRASLSKLGDVYVNDAFGTAHRAHSSMVGVSLPQKAGGFLMKKELNYFAKALESPERPFLAILGGAKVADKIQLINNMLDKVNEMIIGGGMAFTFLKVLNNMEIGTSLFDEEGAKIVKDLMSKAEKNGVKITLPVDFVTADKFDENAKTGQATVASGIPAGWMGLDCGPESSKKYAEAVARAKQIVWNGPVGVFEWEAFARGTKALMDEVVKATSRGCITIIGGGDTATCCAKWNTEDKVSHVSTGGGASLELLEGKVLPGVDALSSV, encoded by the exons aGTGGATTTCAATGTTCCTATGAAGAACAACCAGATAACAAACAACCAGCG GATCAAGGCTGCCATTCCAAGCATCAAGTTCTGTTTGGACAATGGAGCCAAGTCAATTGTGCTTATGAGCCACTTGGGTCGGCCTGATGGTGTCCCCATGCCTGACAAGTACTCCTTAGAGCCAGTTGCTGTAGAACTCAAATCCCTGCTGGGCAA GGATGTTCTGTTCTTGAAGGACTGTGTGGGCCCAGAAGTAGAGAAAGCTTGTGCCAGCCCAGCAGCTGGGTCTGTCATCCTGCTGGAGAACCTCCGCTTTCAtgtggaggaagaaggaaagggaaaagatgcTTCTGGGAACAAG GTTAAAGCTGAGGCAGCCAAAGTAGAAGCTTTCCGAGCTTCACTTTCCAAGCTGGGGGATGTCTATGTCAATGATGCTTTTGGCACTGCACACCGAGCCCACAG CTCCATGGTGGGAGTCAGTCTGCCACAGAAGGCTGGTGGTTTTTTGATGAAGAAGGAGCTGAACTATTTTGCCAAGGCTTTGGAGAGCCCAGAGCGACCCTTCCTGGCCATCTTGGGCGG AGCTAAAGTTGCAGACAAGATCCAGCTGATCAATAATATGCTGGACAAAGTCAATGAGATGATTATTGGTGGTGGAATGGCTTTTACTTTCCTCAAGGTGCTCAACAACATGGAG ATTGGCACATCTCTGTTTGATGAAGAGGGAGCCAAGATTGTCAAAGATCTTATGTCCAAAGCTGAGAAGAATGGTGTGAAGATTACCTTGCCTGTTGACTTTGTCACTGCTGATAAGTTTGATGAAAATGCCAAGACTGGCCAAGCCACTGTGGCCTCTGGCATACCTGCTGGCTGGATG GGCTTAGACTGTGGTCCTGAGAGCAGCAAGAAGTATGCTGAGGCTGTCGCTCGGGCTAAGCAGATTGTATGGAATGGACCAGTGGGGGTATTTGAATGGGAAGCTTTTGCCCGGGGAACCAAAGCCCTCATGGATGAGGTGGTGAAAGCCACTTCCAGGGGCTGCATCACCATCATAG GTGGTGGAGACACTGCCACATGCTGTGCCAAATGGAATACAGAGGATAAAGTCAGCCATGTGAGCACTGGGGGTGGTGCCAGTTTAGAGCTCCTGGAAG GTAAAGTCCTTCCTGGGGTGGATGCGCTCAGCAGTGTTTAG